In Tursiops truncatus isolate mTurTru1 chromosome X, mTurTru1.mat.Y, whole genome shotgun sequence, the following proteins share a genomic window:
- the LOC117310149 gene encoding LOW QUALITY PROTEIN: melanoma-associated antigen D4-like (The sequence of the model RefSeq protein was modified relative to this genomic sequence to represent the inferred CDS: inserted 2 bases in 1 codon; deleted 1 base in 1 codon) encodes MAEGSYHKESEGYNVEDMDEGSDEVGEEDMVEGNDYEEFGAFGGYGALTSFDIRILRAFGSLGPGFRILANEPWELENPMLARTLLEAFRMDPETLANEPAARAANVARAASSNQAARAAAAAARATYHQVVANHSVATDQGSGGDTQPMTSAAEAQAATLETSLASPHSSQMLVKSEMATPGAPARSTQPQTSSRAQEAAAEGPSTACAFSQAPRASEMDATRPKTAFLGQNDVFDFTQPAGVSGMAFPRPKRPAPAQEAATEGPSAASGGPQAASAGEGAATRPKTTKSGKALAKTRWVEPQNVVAAAAAKAKMATSIPEPEGAAATSQQSAEPWTRMGGKRTKKSKHLDDEYESSEEEREPPAVPPTWRASQPPLTTVRPQMAPRPPMALRSQVPSRHVLCLPPRNVTLLQERANKLVKYLMIKDYKKIPIKRSDMLKDVIREYDEHFPEIIERATYTLEKKFGIHLKEIDKEEHLYILVCTRDSSARLLGKTKDTPRLSLLLVILGVIFMNGNRASEAVLWEALRKMGLRPGVRHPFLGDLRKLITEDFVKQKYLEYKKIPNSSPPEYEFLWAXARPHETSKMRVLRFIAQYQNRDPREWRAHFLEAVDDAFKTMDVDMAEEHARAQMRAQMNIGEEALIGRWSWDDIQVELLTWDEDGDFGDAWSRIPFAFWARYHQYILNSNRANRRGSWRAGVSSGTNGAASTSMLDGPSTSSTIRTRNAARTSASFFSWIQQR; translated from the exons ATGGCTGAGGGAAGCTACCACAAAGAATCTGAAGGGTACAACGTTGAAGACATGGACGAGGGTAGTGATGAAGTCGGGGAGGAAGACATGGTTGAAGGCAACGACTATGAAGAATTTGGTGCTTTTGGAGGCTACGGAGCCCTCACCAGCTTTGACATCCGTATCCTCAGAGCCTTTGGGAGCTTGGGTCCAGGCTTTCGCATCTTAGCG AATGAGCCCTGGGAACTTGAAAACCCTATGCTGGCCAGGACTCTGCTGGAGGCATTTCGGATGGATCCAGAAACACTTGCCAACGAGCCGGCTGCCCGTGCTGCCAACGTAGCCCGGGCCGCCTCCTCTAACCAAGCTGCTCgggccgctgctgctgctgcccgtGCCACCTACCATCAGGTGGTCGCTAACCACTCAGTGGCCACAGACCAGGGCTCAGGAGGCGATACCCAGCCCATGACATCCGCTGCCGAGGCTCAGGCAGCCACCcttgagacaagccttgcttcTCCGCACAGCTCCCAGATGCTAGTCAAGAGCGAGATGGCCACCCCCGGGGCTCCAGCAAGGTCCACGCAGCCCCAGACATCCTCCCGGGCCCAGGAGGCTGCTGCCGAGGGCCCTAGTACGGCCTGTGCTTTCTCCCAGGCCCCACGTGCCAGTGAGATGGATGCCACCCGGCCCAAAACAGCCTTCCTGGGTCAGAACGATGTCTTTGATTTCACCCAGCCGGCAGGTGTCAGTGGCATGGCCTTCCCACGCCCCAAGAGACCTGCCCCGGCCCAAGAGGCTGCCACAGAGGGCCCCAGTGCTGCCTCCGGGGGGCCCCAGGCAGCCTCTGCCGGGGAGGGGGCAGCCACCCGGCCAAAGACGACCAAGTCTGGGAAGGCTCTCGCCAAGACTCGGTGGGTGGAGCCTCAGAATGTTGTGGCAGCAGCTGCTGCCAAGGCCAAGATGGCCACGAGCATCCCTGAGCCTGAGGGTGCAGCTGCCACCTCTCAGCAGAGTGCGGAGCCCTGGACCAGGATGGGAGGCAAGAGGACAAAGAAG TCCAAGCACCTGGATGACGAATATGAGAGCAGCGAGGAGGAGAGAGAGCCTCCTGCGGTCCCACCGACCTGGAGGGCATCGCAGCCCCCACTGACAACTGTGCGGCCTCAGATGGCCCCTCGGCCCCCCATGGCCCTGAGGTCCCAGGTACCCTCAAGGCACGTACTGTGCTTGCCACCCCGCAATGTGACCCTTCTGCAAGAGAGG GCAAACAAGTTGGTGAAATATCTGATGATTAAAGACTACAAGAAGATCCCCATCAAGCGCTCAG ACATGCTGAAGGATGTCATCCGAGAATACGATGAACATTTCCCTGAGATCATTGAACGAGCAACGTACACTCTGGAAAAG AAGTTTGGGATCCACCTGAAGGAAATCGACAAGGAAGAACACCTCTACATTCTTGTCTGCACACGGGATTCGTCAGCCCGCCTCCTGGGAAA GACCAAGGACACTCCCAGACTGAGTCTCCTCTTGGTGATTCTGGGCGTCATCTTCATGAACGGCAACCGTGCCAGCGAGG CTGTCCTCTGGGAGGCACTACGCAAGATGGGACTGCGCCCCGG GGTGAGGCACCCATTCCTGGGCGATCTGAGGAAACTCATTACAGAGGACTTTGTGAAGCAGAA GTACCTGGAATACAAGAAGATCCCCAATAGCAGCCCCCCCGAGTATGAGTtcctctgggc tgcgcgcccgCACGAGACCAGCAAGATGAGGGTGCTGAGATTCATCGCCCAG TATCAGAACCGAGACCCCCGGGAATGGAGGGCTCATTTCTTGGAGGCTGTGGATGATGCTTTCAAGACGATGGATGTGGATATGGCTGAGGAACATGCCAGGGCCCAGATGAGGGCCCAGATGAACATCGGGGAGGAAGCTCTGATTGGACGGTGGAGCTGGGACGACATACAGGTCGAGCTCCTGACCTGGGATGAGGATGGAGATTTTGGCGACGCCTGG TCCAGGATCCCCTTCGCTTTCTGGGCCAGATACCATCAGTACATTCTGAATAGCAACCGTGCCAACAGGAGAGGCAGCTGGAGGGCTGGCGTCAGCAGTGGCACCAATGGTGCGGCCAGCACCAGCATGCTCGATGGCCCCAGCACCAGCTCCACCATCCGGACCAGAAACGCCGCCAGAACCAGTGCCAGCTTCTTCTCCTGGATTCA GCAGCGCTGA